TGCAGCGACGACACGCGCTGATCCGGATGCGCGACGAAGCCCTCCACGAGCAGCCGCAGGTGCCGCATCATCCGCACGACGGTCGACCTGTCGAAGAGGTCGGTGTCGTACTCCAGCTCTCCAGTGAAGCCGTCCTCGCTCCGCGCGAGCGACAGGGTGAGGTCGAACTTCGCGGAGGCGCCCATGCGCTCCTCGACCCGCACCTTCACGCCCGCGAGCGAGAGGTCCACCTCCGGGATGTTCTGCATGAGGAACAGCACGTTGAACAACGGCGACCCGCGCAGGTCGCGCATCGGCTGGAGCTCTTCGAACGGCACGTACTGGTTCGCGAGCACCCCCAGCGTGGTGGTGCGCACGCGGCCCAGCAGCTGCCGCACGGTGGGCTCGCCGCCCATCCGGGTGCGCAGCACGAGCGTGTTGATGAAGAACCCGAGCAGTCCCTCCAGCTGCGCGTCGTTCCGGCCCGCCACGGAGGAGCCGATGCTCACGTCGTCCTGACCGGAGTAGCGGCCAATCAACACCTGGAGCGCGCCGAGCAGGAACATGAAGGGCGTGAGGCCCTCGCGCACACAGAGGGCCTCCACGGCCCGCGTCAGCTCCAGGGGGAACGCGACCTGCATCAGCGCGCCGGGATGCGCCTCGCGGAGGCCGCGCGGACGGTCGGTGGGCAGCTCCAGCACGGACGGCATCCCCTCGAGCTGCTGGCGCCACCAGTCGAGCTGCCGCTCCTTCTCCGCCCCCGACAGCCACTGGCGCTGCCACACCGCGAAGTCCGCGTACTGGAAGGGCAGCGCGGGCAGGACGGGCTGCGTCCCCGCCACCAGGGCCCGGTAGGACTCCGCCAGCTCCCGCATCAGGATGCTCATGGACCAGCCGTCGAAGACGGCGTGGTGGAGGGTCAACAGCACCAGGTGCTCCTGCGCATCCAGCACCAGCGCCGACACGCGCAGCAGCGGTCCCACCTCCAGGTTGAATGGGAGCCGCACCTCCAGCTCCGAGCGGCGCTTCACCTCCGCGTCGCGCTGCTCCGGTGAAAGCGCGCGCAGGTCCACCACCGGCAGCACCAGCGGCTCGGGAGGTGCGATGACCTGCACGGGCGCGCCGGCGTCCTGACGGAAGGTGGTGCGCAGCGCCTCATGCCGGTGCACCACCAGCTCCAGGGCGCGGCGCAGGGCCTCCAGGTTCAGCGCCCCGGTCAGCCGCAGTGAGAACGGCATGTTGTACGCGGCCGAGCCCGGATCGAGCTGCTCCAGCACCCAGAGGCGCTGCTGCGCGAAGGACGCGGGCAGCTTCTGGGTGCGCGGCACCGGCACCACCGGGGGCGGGGCCGCGAAGCGCGGATCCTTCGCCGAGGCCGCGATGCGCACCGCCAGGTCCGCCACGGAGGGGGACTCGAACAACGCCTGCAGGGGCAGGTCCACCTGGTACGCCGTGCGCAACCGCGACATCAGCCGCGTGGCCAGCAGCGAGTGCCCTCCCAGCTCGAAGAAGCTGTCGGTGGCGCCCACCCGCTGTACCTGGAGGAGCGACGCGTAGAGCTCCGCGATCTGGGCCTCCATCGGCGTGCGCGGCGCGACGAACTCGCGCACGGCTTCCGTGGACACGTCCGGCGCGGGCAGGGCCTTGCGGTCCACCTTGCCGTTGGGCGTCAGGGGCATCGCGTCCAGCACGACCAGCGCGGACGGCACCATGTACTCGGGCAGCCGCTCCTTCATGAGCGCGCGCAGGGCCTGGGACTCCAGCGTCTGTCCGGGACGCGCCACCACGTAGCCCACGAGCCGTGCGTCGGCCCCGCTGCCGCGCACCACCACGGCGGCGTCGCGCACGCCCGGGGCCTGGCTCAGCACCGCTTCAATCTCTCCCAGCTCGATGCGGTAGCCGCGCAGCTTCACCTGGTTGTCGACGCGGTTGAGGTACTCCAGCACGCCGTGAGCGGCCCACCGCACGCGGTCGCCCGTGCGGTACACGCGCAGGCCCGGCACGCCGCCGTACGCGTCCGGGATGAAGCGATCCGCGGTGAGGTCCGGCCGGTGGAGGTAGCCCCGGGTGACGCCCTCGCCGCCGATGAACAGCTCGCCCGGCACGCCGCGCGGCACCGGGTTCAGCCCGCTGTCCAGCACGTACACCTGCGTGCCGGAGATGGGCCGGCCAATCGGCACGCCGCCCGTACCCGAGGCCACCGCGTGCGCGGTGGACCACACCGTCGTCTCCGTGGGGCCGTACACGTTCCACAGCACGCGGCAGCGCTGGAGCAGCGACTCGGCCAACTCGCGCGGCAGGGCCTCGCCGCCGGTGAGCGCCGTCAGCTCCGGGCCCTTCCAGTCCGTCTCCAGGAGCAGCCGCCAGGTGCTGGGCGTGGCCTGGAGCACCGTCGCCCCGCACCGCTGGAGCAGGGCGGCGAGCCGCGAACCGTCCACCGCGATGTCTCGCGACGCGATGACGACCTGGCCGCCCACCGACAGCGGCAGGAACAGCTCCAGCACCGCGATGTCGAACGACAGCGTGGTGACGGCCACGAGCACGTCCTTCGAGGACATGCCGGTCGTCTCGCGCAGCGCCGCCAGGAAGCGCACCACCGCGCCATGCGGCACCTGCACGCCCTTGGGACGGCCGGTGCTGCCGGAGGTGAAGAGCACGTACGCCACGGCCTCCGGCGGCACCGCGTCGCGCAGCGGCGAGCCGTCCTCCGCCGCGATGGCCTCCGCGTCCCCGTCCAGCAGCACCACGCGCGCCGAGTGCGGCGGCAGGATGGACTCCAGCGGGCGCTGCGACACCAGCACCGGCATCCCGCTCGCTTCCACCATGTACGCCAGGCGGTCCGTGGGGAACGCAGGGTCGAGCGGCACGTAGGTGCCCCCGGCCTTCAGCACGGCGAGCACCGCCACCAGCATGTCGAGCGAACGCTCCACGCACAGGCCCACCCGCACTTCCGTGTCCACTCCCAGCCGGCGCAGGTGCCGCGCCAGCCGCGACGCGCGGGCCTCCAACTGCGCGTACGTGAGCGACTGGTCCCCGAAGGTGACGGCGACCGCGTCCGGCGTGAGGTCCACCTGGGCTTCGAAGGCGCCGTGCTGCGAGCTCCACGGCAGCGGGGCGGGGCGGGGCGGCTGCCAGGCGAGGAGCACCTCGTGGCGCTCGGCGTCGGTGAGCAGCGGCAGGCGGGAGACGGCCTCGTGCGGACGGCGCACGGCACCCTCCAGCAGCACGCGCAGGTGCTCCGCCATGCGCGCCATCGTGGGCGCGGTGAAGAGGTCGGTGTCGTATTCGAGGAAGCCCTTGAGGCCCGCTTCCGTCTCCAGCACCTGGAGCATCAGGTCGAACTTCGACGTGAACGTGTCCAGCTCCAGGGCCTCCAGCTTCACGCCCTCCACGGACGCCGCGCCGCGGAAGGAGGCCTGGAGCGTGAGCATCACCTGGAAGAACGGCGTGCGCCCCTGGGTGCGCTCCGGGCGCAGCTCCTCCACCAGCCGCTCGAAGGGGAACTCCTGGTGCTCATGGGCCGCGAGCACCGTCTCGCGCACCTGGTGCAGCAGCGCGCGGAAGGACGCGGAGGGCTCCACCTGCGTGCGCAGCACCACCGTGTTGACGAACAGGCCGATGAGGCCCTCCACCTCGCCGCGCGTGCGGCCCGCCACCGGCGAGCCCACCGTCACGTCCTCCTGCCCCGCGTAGCGCGACAGCAGCACCTGCCAGCCCGTCAGCAGCACCATGTAGAGAGAGGCCCCCTCCTGCTGCGCCAGGGCCTTCAGCGCGTCCGTCAGCTCGCGCGACAGCACGAGCTCATGCCGGGCGCCCCGGCCACTTCGGGCCGCGGGGCGGGAGAAGTCGGTGGGCAGCTCCAGCGCGGAGGGCACTCCTGCCAGCTGGCGCTTCCAGTAACCGAGTTGCTTCTCCAGCCGGGGCCCCTGCATCCACTCGCGCTGCCAGACACCGAAGTCCGCGTACTGGATGCCTGGCGGCGGCAGGGGCACGGCCTGTCCTCGCGCGAAGGCTCCGTAGAGGAGCGCCACCTCGCGCACCAGCAGCGTCATGGACCAACCGTCGGAGACGATGTGGTGCACCACCACCACGAGCAGGTGCTCGTTCGGCCCGGACGTCAGCAGCAGCGTGCGCAGCAGCGGTCCCTTGTCGAGGTGGAAGGGCCGGGCCGCGGCTTCACGGGCCAGTTGCCATGCTTTCTCCGGCGGCGAGCCCTGGAGGTCGTGCTGCTCCAGCGTGAGCGCCGGCTCCGGAGACACCACCTGCACGGGGCCGGATTCGTCCTCGCGGAAGGTGGTGCGCAGCACTTCGTGACGGCGCACCACTTCGAGCAGCGCGCGCTCCAGCACGGCCACGTCGAGCACGCCTTCCAGGCGCACCGCCATGGGCACGTTGTAGAGGGACGTGCCGGGCTGCAGCTGATCAATGAACCAGAGGCGCTGCTGGGCGAAGGACAGGGGCAGCGGGCGCGTACGGTCCTGTACCGGGATGAGGCCCTGGACGGAGGTGCCGGCGATGGCCTTCTGCGCGGCCATCTTCTTGAGCAGCTCCGCGCGCTTCTCGGGTGAGAGGTTCGCGATCCGCTTCGACAGCTCCTGGCTCATCTCATGGACTCCGCGCTCGGGGATGTCATCGCGAGCGCCACTTGGGGGAGTGGCATTCGCGAGAACTCAGGCCTGCTGATGATTCTGGATTGCCACCCTGCGCTGCTCTCTCGCGAGAAGCAGGGGGTGGGTCGAATCCACGCTGACCACGCTATTCCGTGGGCAGCCAGGCTGTCATGGGGGCGCCCAGCCGGAAGTTCGAGTGAATCCGGGTATTTATGGGAAGAAAAGGGAGCCCCGAACTCATCACCGGAAGGACTCACGGTGTCGCTCAGAGGGGAACCTTCTCGCGGGGTCGTCCCCCCGCATGGAGGGGGAGCAGGCCTGGGGTTGGCCTGCTCTCCACCCGTCATCGACTGTGTTTCAGCCCACCTTCGCCAGCGGCGGCGGCGCGGCCAGCACGGCCGGCGTGGGCACGGTGTAGCCCACGGCCAGGAGGATCTCCGCGATGGCATCGCCCACGTTGGCCTGCGTGTCGTTGTACTCGGTGGGCTTGCAGAAGATGCACACCGCCAGGACGGGGCCCTGGAGCGTGAACTCCGCGATCTCCACCTGCGGCACGGGCTTCTCCTGGACGCCCTTCACCGTGGTCATGCGATCCACCAGGGCCTGCTGAAGCACCCGCACGTCCACGCCGTGCATCAGCGGCACCTTGACCGTCATCTTGCGGTACGGGTGGTGGCTGTAGTTGATGATGTTGTCGCTGAACATCTGGTTGTTGCCCACGGCGATCCGCACGTTGTCCGACGTGTCGAGCGTGGTGACGAACAGGCCGATCTCCTGGACGATGCCCACGACTCCGCCGGCTTCGATCTCCTCGCCCACGCGGAAGGGGCGCAGCACCAGCAGGAAGATGCCCGCGGCGAAGTTGGCCAGCAGCCCGGACCAGGCCGCGCCAATGGCGATACCCGCGGCGGCGATCAACGCGGCGAAGGACGTGGTCTCCACGCCCATCAGCCCCAGGATGCCGACGATGAGCATCAACGTGAGCGTGCCGGTGAACAGCGAGCCGACGTAGCGGATCAGCGTGGCGTCCAACTGCCGCCGCTGCAGGCCCATGTCCAGCACCTTGCGGAAGCCGGCGATGACCGTCCGCCCGATGAACCAGATGAACAGCGCCCCAATGACCTTGAGCAGCAGCGGGAGCGCTTCGGTCAGGGCAAGTGACTTCAATTGAACGACGATTTCATCCATGGCTCGAACTCCCTTGACCCGGACCGGGCGTGCGCCCTGCCTTTTGCACGGGACTGGCCGGGGCATGCAAGTCGGGTTGCTTTGAATCCATATTTTTACAGGAGGGCAGTCCTGACCCGCCTGGGGTCATGATTCCCGGGCCTTGCGTGGAACGACCGCGTGGCCGACGTTGCGGCGCATGCGCCTCTTCCCGCCGGTCGCGGTCTCGTTGTTGCTGAGCGCCTGTACGGCCTCCCGCGTCGCGTTGCCTCCACCCACGGGCGAGGAGGTGACGGTCTTCATCCATGGGTACCGCGGGTCGTTCCTCACGACGGCGGAGGGCGAGCG
This DNA window, taken from Corallococcus coralloides DSM 2259, encodes the following:
- a CDS encoding mechanosensitive ion channel family protein, which encodes MDEIVVQLKSLALTEALPLLLKVIGALFIWFIGRTVIAGFRKVLDMGLQRRQLDATLIRYVGSLFTGTLTLMLIVGILGLMGVETTSFAALIAAAGIAIGAAWSGLLANFAAGIFLLVLRPFRVGEEIEAGGVVGIVQEIGLFVTTLDTSDNVRIAVGNNQMFSDNIINYSHHPYRKMTVKVPLMHGVDVRVLQQALVDRMTTVKGVQEKPVPQVEIAEFTLQGPVLAVCIFCKPTEYNDTQANVGDAIAEILLAVGYTVPTPAVLAAPPPLAKVG